The following are from one region of the uncultured Campylobacter sp. genome:
- a CDS encoding saccharopine dehydrogenase — protein MKIVIINENPAVSRLATLALDKIGLEYTQIGNAGELDGPCDVLIVDSDSDAKDTNLKQFANKILYLSSKNAPTFEGADRILPKPFLPTEFIAIVEDLANKSKEAANEAKAEAQDDEVSVKGFEFMDDLGDEIFKEEPAPIDADEFDLEGILDDDPVLSGDEAAGFEEPGETVKSTEYASQEPESKADEPNFDESEADNDKFEDINEQEALGELDDFEIAVKEEDFNGLDLDDESVGEIAEQNEPQGAKFEAFGDSIEDIKNQIDEIDAMDEEVFETTSDEPEVKGAEDADERFVELDAQPNDTGFENSQEPSVEFASEDDKESQISISDEAAQEHPKDAATDDEIKFDETKEQEIQDEILDGADFLVDDTDGETLDVKNEEPKNDENLTQEALDDEVADEGFTVDEQTGALTPGDQADQNEEKEAQNEPAGTVEFDAEGYSQIEQISEKDMALALNESGFDVSQVAESQDKSVKIDEIKAQISDAVTKNLEASLQNGELREALKGLNIKISISFEEK, from the coding sequence GTGAAAATCGTCATCATAAACGAAAATCCGGCCGTATCGCGCCTTGCTACCTTAGCGCTTGATAAAATCGGTCTTGAATACACTCAGATCGGCAACGCCGGCGAGCTTGACGGTCCTTGCGACGTACTTATCGTAGATAGCGACTCGGACGCTAAGGATACGAACCTAAAACAATTTGCAAACAAAATTTTATATCTTTCTTCTAAAAACGCCCCGACCTTCGAAGGCGCCGATAGGATACTGCCAAAGCCGTTTTTGCCTACCGAATTTATCGCTATCGTCGAAGATCTGGCTAACAAGAGCAAAGAGGCAGCTAACGAGGCTAAGGCCGAGGCTCAAGACGATGAAGTGTCGGTAAAGGGATTTGAGTTTATGGATGATTTAGGCGATGAAATATTTAAAGAAGAGCCTGCTCCTATTGATGCCGATGAGTTTGATTTAGAGGGTATTTTGGATGACGATCCGGTTTTATCCGGCGACGAAGCAGCCGGTTTTGAGGAGCCCGGCGAGACGGTTAAATCTACGGAGTATGCGAGCCAAGAGCCTGAGAGCAAGGCGGATGAGCCAAATTTCGACGAATCGGAGGCTGATAACGATAAATTTGAAGATATAAACGAGCAAGAAGCGCTAGGCGAACTCGATGATTTTGAAATAGCCGTAAAAGAAGAGGATTTTAACGGGCTTGATTTGGATGACGAGTCTGTGGGCGAAATAGCCGAGCAAAACGAGCCTCAAGGGGCTAAATTTGAGGCATTTGGCGACAGCATAGAAGATATAAAGAACCAAATCGACGAGATAGACGCCATGGACGAAGAGGTATTTGAGACTACTAGCGACGAGCCGGAGGTTAAAGGCGCCGAGGATGCGGACGAGCGATTTGTAGAACTAGACGCCCAGCCTAACGATACCGGTTTTGAAAACTCTCAGGAACCAAGCGTAGAGTTTGCGTCAGAGGATGATAAAGAGTCTCAAATATCCATAAGCGACGAAGCGGCCCAAGAGCATCCAAAAGACGCCGCTACGGACGATGAGATAAAATTTGACGAGACCAAAGAGCAAGAGATACAAGACGAGATTTTAGACGGTGCGGACTTTTTGGTCGATGATACGGACGGCGAAACACTTGATGTAAAAAACGAAGAGCCTAAAAATGATGAAAATTTAACGCAAGAAGCCCTAGATGACGAGGTTGCGGACGAGGGCTTTACGGTGGATGAGCAAACAGGAGCGCTAACGCCCGGCGATCAAGCCGATCAAAATGAAGAAAAAGAGGCTCAAAACGAGCCTGCCGGTACCGTCGAATTTGATGCAGAGGGATACAGCCAAATCGAGCAGATTAGCGAAAAAGATATGGCTTTAGCGTTAAACGAGAGCGGATTTGACGTAAGCCAAGTAGCGGAGTCGCAAGATAAAAGCGTAAAAATAGACGAAATAAAGGCTCAAATTTCAGATGCGGTGACTAAAAATTTGGAAGCCTCCTTGCAAAA